One region of Kazachstania africana CBS 2517 chromosome 3, complete genome genomic DNA includes:
- the HSP12 gene encoding lipid-binding protein HSP12 (similar to Saccharomyces cerevisiae HSP12 (YFL014W); ancestral locus Anc_8.62) produces MSDVGRKDFGDKAKETIKPDSEKSYYEQGKEKVSDEYDKLAGKLQPEENKSTTQSLGDSAQRGKDSAENKGESYSEQAKEYMDSAKSKLNEAVEYVSGKVHGGTDAAEGAAKDSRATK; encoded by the coding sequence ATGTCTGACGttggaagaaaagatttcGGTGACAAGGCCAAGGAAACTATCAAACCAGATTCCGAAAAATCCTATTACGAACAGGGTAAGGAAAAGGTCTCTGATGAATACGACAAATTAGCAGGTAAGCTACAGCCTGAGGAAAATAAGAGTACCACCCAGAGTTTAGGTGACTCTGCCCAAAGAGGCAAGGATTCTGCTGAAAACAAAGGTGAGTCCTACTCCGAACAGGCCAAGGAATACATGGACAGCGCAAAGAGCAAGTTGAATGAGGCTGTCGAATACGTATCCGGTAAGGTCCACGGCGGCACCGACGCTGCTGAAGGTGCAGCCAAAGATAGCAGGGCTACAAAGTGA
- the CDC4 gene encoding SCF ubiquitin ligase complex subunit CDC4 (similar to Saccharomyces cerevisiae CDC4 (YFL009W); ancestral locus Anc_8.67) has translation MPSQYPLRDIPIPYRYINDKVNEQNGNRLINSYDSLLDSNEQNKILNLSKRKRDSTSRSSISNTNSNDCENKRLKANDSTTLKIVTTPVHTEEVENTNITSTTTTNNTILEDALPLSPVASSGMSTPEGIAGSDTEENQDDKFDRILNEIKSLNKTEIQNIAYQLLRNLDRSQLADLNTLVRDNLKRDFVSSLPMEISLKILTNLSFNDIVSCFLVCTNWNKVIHNTPYLWKYLLISESFVSKENFKKYVEILRVKYPTMSNIEDAYKFDFLNNCQILKNWYNPKFIPQRTTLRGHMTSVVTCLQFEDDYVITGADDKMIRIYDSNTKNFLLELSGHEGGVWALKYDMDGIVVSGSTDRCVRVWDIKRGCCLHVFKGHSSTVRCLDIVEFKGIKYIITGSRDNTLHVWKLSPEVYNRDSENDHLNRWPIVYDTPEENPYFVGVLRGHLASVRAVSGHGNIVISGSYDNTLMVWDIVQMKCLYILAGHTDRIYSTTYDYKRQRCISASMDSSIRVWDLKNIWKNGICQTISCSGTMCTKITESYKILSGHTALVGLLKLSDKFLVSAAADGTLKGWDSNDYSRKFAYHHSNLSAITTFYMNDNLLVSGSEGQFNIYNLRNGNLVHSNILRDAEQIWSVNFKGRILVAAVEKNGQSYIEMLDFGIFETVPTIRL, from the coding sequence ATGCCATCACAGTATCCATTACGTGATATTCCAATACCATATAGGTACATAAATGATAAAGTTAATGAGCAAAATGGCAACAGATTAATAAATAGTTACGATTCTTTGCTTGATTCCAACgagcaaaataaaatattgaatttgtcaAAGCGTAAAAGAGATTCTACTTCGAGAAGTAGCATTAGTAACACTAATAGTAATGACTGTGagaataaaagattaaaagCAAATGACTCAACTACCTTAAAGATCGTAACTACTCCTGTACATACGGAAGAGGTGgaaaatacaaatattaCTAGTACAACGACAACGAATAACACTATACTGGAAGACGCCTTACCATTATCTCCTGTTGCATCATCAGGAATGAGCACACCAGAGGGAATAGCAGGCTCTGATACagaagaaaatcaagacgataaatttgatagaatATTGAATGAGATTAAGAGTTTAAATAAAACggaaattcaaaatatagcATATCAGCTTCTGAGAAATTTGGATAGAAGTCAACTAGCTGATTTGAATACACTAGTGAGAGATAATCTAAAAAGAGATTTTGTATCGTCATTACCGAtggaaatttcattaaagaTCTTAACGaatttatctttcaatgacatAGTATCATGTTTTCTGGTTTGTACAAATTGGAATAAAGTCATTCATAATACGCCGTACCTTTGGAAATATTTACTAATTTCTGAGAGTTTTGTCAGTAAAGagaattttaaaaaatatgtGGAAATATTAAGAGTAAAATATCCTACTATgtcaaatattgaagatgcctataaatttgactttttgaacaattgtcaaattttaaaaaattggtaCAATCCAAAATTTATACCACAGCGAACCACTCTAAGAGGTCATATGACCAGCGTTGTTACGTGCttacaatttgaagatgattatGTCATAACGGGGGCAGATGATAAGATGATTAGAATATATGATTCtaatacaaaaaatttcttattaGAATTAAGTGGTCATGAAGGTGGGGTTTGGGCATTAAAATATGATATGGATGGCATTGTAGTAAGTGGTTCCACTGACCGTTGCGTACGAGTATGGGATATCAAACGTGGATGTTGTCTCCATGTCTTTAAGGGGCATTCATCAACGGTTAGATGTCTTGATATTGTGGAATTTAAAGGtatcaaatatattattactgGATCAAGAGATAACACGTTACATGTTTGGAAATTATCACCGGAAGTTTATAACCGTGACAGTGAAAACGATCATCTTAATCGATGGCCAATTGTTTATGATACACCAGAGGAAAATCCATATTTTGTCGGTGTGTTAAGAGGTCACTTAGCCTCGGTGCGTGCCGTTTCGGGACATGGAAACATTGTAATTAGTGGTTCATACGATAATACATTAATGGTTTGGGATATTGTCCAAATGAAATGTCTTTATATCTTAGCTGGCCATACGGATAGAATTTATTCTACGACATACGATTATAAGAGACAAAGATGTATATCTGCAAGTATGGATTCATCAATTAGGGTATGGgacttgaaaaatatttggaaaaatggTATTTGCCAAACAATTAGTTGTTCTGGTACAATGTGTACTAAGATCACCGAATCATATAAGATTTTGAGTGGACACACAGCATTGGTTGgattattaaaattatctgataaatttttggtGAGTGCTGCGGCTGATGGTACATTGAAAGGATGGGATTCAAATGATTATTCGCGTAAATTTGCATATCATCATAGTAATTTGAGTGCAATTACAACATTTTATATGAATGACAATTTATTAGTGAGTGGATCAGAAGGCCAATTCAACATTTATAATTTAAGAAATGGTAATTTAGTTCATTCGAATATCCTAAGAGATGCAGAACAAATTTGGTCCGTTAATTTTAAAGGTAGAATATTAGTTGCGGCAGTTGAGAAAAATGGGCAAAGttacattgaaatgttAGACTTTGgtatttttgaaactgtACCGACTATAAGATTATAA
- the MDJ1 gene encoding Mdj1p (similar to Saccharomyces cerevisiae MDJ1 (YFL016C); ancestral locus Anc_8.61) translates to MFSICSKSLLLPSVTRRILIKNTATTATIWKNSFHTTNLILNNKIKDPYKTLGINSNASQSDIKKAYYKLAKKYHPDINKEENAEAKFHDLQNAYEILSDEQKRKQYDQFGPSAFDPNINTSGNSNPFTSDPFGFGTTNNPFSDFGGINFEDLFGNAFKQQHSNNTSNSNRNFFREFKGDTIHLNYNLNFKDSVFGKKNVKLNFNSFDPCNTCNGSGLKHNAHKSTCQTCNGTGTRVHIRGGFQMMSTCNDCNGEGTKIDPNDYCNHCHGDGVEFKRNKEITVDLPNALQDGDVIRVSNKGSYPQMAMDPDLINNNNVRMTRGDILIKINVINDTKFKIRDKYDIWYTMEIPITTAALGGIVTIPSIDGTNVRLRVSPGTQNDQIISIPNMGVPRSNIFSRSTNTTNRGNMKVQYKIIIKKPQSQAEKCLWEALADITNDTTAKKSNTNSTTSTQTSTKHNTQTSNTTEYNPDEPSALGRLEKFISNTFKKIKGEKNS, encoded by the coding sequence ATGTTTAGTATATGTTCAAAATCACTACTTCTACCCTCAGTAACAAGACGAATATTAATAAAGAAcacagcaacaacagcgacaatttggaaaaactCATTCCATACAACAAATCtaatattaaataataaaattaaagatcCATATAAGACATTGGgtataaattcaaatgcTTCACAATCAGACATCAAAAAAGCTTACTATAAATTAGctaaaaaatatcatcctgatattaataaagaagaaaatgcagaggcaaaatttcatgatttacaaaatgcctatgaaattttaagtGATGAacagaaaagaaaacaatacGATCAATTTGGTCCATCTGCTTTCGACCCAAATATAAATACCAGCGGTAATAGTAACCCATTTACATCGGATCCATTCGGTTTCGGTACCACAAATAATCCATTCAGTGATTTTGGTGGCATCAATTTCGAAGATTTATTCGGTAATGCTTTTAAACAACAACATTCAAATAATACtagtaatagtaatagAAACTTCTTTAGGGAATTTAAAGGTGATACAATCCATTTAAATTATAATTTAAACTTTAAAGATTCCGtatttggtaaaaaaaatgttaaattaaattttaaCTCATTTGATCCATGTAACACTTGTAATGGTTCAGGTTTGAAACACAATGCTCATAAATCTACTTGTCAAACCTGTAATGGTACAGGGACCCGTGTTCATATCCGTGGTGGTTTCCAAATGATGTCAACTTGTAATGATTGTAATGGTGAAGgtacaaaaattgatccaaATGATTATTGTAATCATTGTCACGGTGATGGTGtagaattcaaaagaaataaagaaattactGTAGATTTACCAAACGCGTTACAAGATGGCGATGTCATTAGAGTATCAAATAAAGGGTCATATCCACAAATGGCAATGGATCCAGAtttaattaataataataacgtTAGAATGACAAGAGGTGATATCttaattaaaattaatgtCATCAATGAcacaaaattcaaaattagagATAAATACGATATTTGGTATACTATGGAAATTCCAATCACTACGGCGGCACTAGGTGGTATTGTGACAATACCATCAATCGATGGTACCAATGTTAGATTGAGAGTTTCTCCAGGTACTCAAAATGACCAGATTATCTCAATTCCAAATATGGGTGTTCCTCGttcaaatatcttttcGAGAAGTACTAATACTACAAACCGCGGCAATATGAAAGttcaatataaaataatcaTTAAGAAACCACAATCTCAAGCAGAAAAATGCTTATGGGAGGCCCTTGCTGATATCACTAATGATACTACAGctaaaaaatcaaatacgAACTCGACAACATCTACACAAACTTCAACTAAGCACAATACACAAACGTCGAATACCACCGAATATAATCCCGATGAACCAAGTGCATTAGGaagattagaaaaattcataTCTAACActtttaagaaaattaaaggCGAAAAGAACAGCTGA
- the SMC1 gene encoding cohesin subunit SMC1 (similar to Saccharomyces cerevisiae SMC1 (YFL008W); ancestral locus Anc_8.68), protein MGRLLGLELYNFKSYKGSVKLGFGESNFTSIIGPNGSGKSNMMDAISFVLGVRSSHLRSSILRDLIYRGVITGEDSESDEDGSVNNPSTAYVKAFYEKENKTIELMRTISRNGDTNYKIGGKVVSYKDYSSFLESENILIKAKNFLVFQGDVEQIASQSPMDLSRLFEEVSGSIQYKKEYDQLKEKMEQLSKAATESIKNRRRIHGELKTYKEGINKDEEYKSKVAKKKELQTILVLWQLYHLEQKKINIMKNMADTKSKMSVLKDKIHNEERNLQRAKTSIAKEMSIITKKKDKIDYKLKEKEKIASDLKLIKLPQLSTIKRIGNIEKRIESFEKDIERQSSFVERFTNQLKVVTKTKEAFERELKETSMNFDKYRLNDEEKENYQSLNEKYLTSGGSSIEEKIMINENDKQEVGEELNRFEKLIDISKQRINDVLMVELENNQLRASELTTLLNEKNSIHAERLKELKGLQSDIESASNQEYDLNYKLRETLVQIDDLSANQRESMKERKLRENVAMLKRLFPGVKGLVYDLCHPKKDKYSLAVSTCLGRNFDSVIVDNASVAQECIAYLKKQRAGSASFIPLETIDSEIPTLSVSNSQGCILAINAIEYDPRYERAMQYVCSDTIICDTLVIAKRLKWVEGVKAKLVTLEGALIHKAGLMTGGVSKDSNNRWDKEEYQSLMNLKDKLIHQIEEVSQQGRASSMKARDLENNLSVLNTEISNVRIQLTQITRLIDENKIELGYQNRLINEEYSPKMSELNKKKNNLEISISNLQTDKEKLQDIIFAEFTERVGFTVKEYESHSGEIMRKQGKDLQRLQNEILNVENKLQFEQERLFTTKKRSQKAKSDLEKANIELKDLETEEKSLQERIKIIEVEVGSQSEELDELQNIFNAKQRDLNTTDENLNELQMNMQLCKRQKNEFTEDVEKLDLERISILKNCKISNVSIPLLSSTGLADLPLTSLDDEAKNIFNSIDIEYEKLPAKFKESGAFSLKQQLDTEMKEVEEALNVLQPNARAVERFDDAQERFEVVDTETETLKTEERKILAQFLKIKKRRRELFEKAFEHVTNHLDSIYRELTRDPHSSAELSGGNASLTLEDEDEPFNAGIRYHATPPLKRFKDMEYLSGGEKTMAALALLFAINSFQPSPFFVLDEVDAALDVRNVERIAAYIRRHGNPNLQFIVISLKNTMFEKSDALVGVYRQQQENSSKIVTLNLQNYSD, encoded by the coding sequence ATGGGTAGATTATTAGGTTTAGAATTgtacaatttcaaatcgtACAAGGGTTCTGTGAAACTTGGCTTTGGGGAATCAAATTTTACGAGTATCATTGGACCAAATGGGTCCGGTAAGTCGAATATGATGGACGCGATCTCATTCGTTCTTGGTGTCAGAAGTAGCCATTTGAGGTCAAGCATATTGAGGGATTTGATCTATAGAGGTGTCATTACGGGTGAAGACAGTGaatctgatgaagatgGCAGTGTAAATAATCCCAGTACAGCTTACGTTAAAGCATTTTATGAGAAGGAAAATAAGACGATCGAATTGATGAGAAccatttcaagaaatggaGATACCAATTACAAAATAGGTGGCAAAGTAGTATCATATAAAGATTATTCATCGTTTTTGGAATCTGAGAATATCTTAATTAAAGCTAAAAATTTCTTAGTGTTCCAAGGTGACGTTGAACAAATTGCGTCACAATCTCCGATGGATTTATCCAGATTATTCGAAGAGGTATCCGGTTCTATCcaatataaaaaggaatatgaccaattgaaggaaaaaatgGAGCAATTAAGTAAAGCTGCTACAgaatcaattaaaaatagaagaagaatccaTGGTGAATTGAAGACATACAAAGAAGGTATTAATAAAGATGAGGAATACAAATCAAAAGTCgctaaaaagaaagaattgcAAACCATTCTTGTTCTTTGGCAATTATATCATCTagaacagaaaaaaatcaatataatgaaaaacaTGGCTGATACAAAGTCAAAAATGTCtgttttgaaagataaaattcATAATGAGGAACGTAATTTACAAAGAGCAAAGACATCTATTGCTAAAGAAATGTCGATcattacaaagaaaaaggatAAAATAGATTATAAActcaaagaaaaggaaaaaattgctTCAGACCtcaaattaataaaattaccACAACTATCAACGATAAAGCGGATTGgcaatattgaaaaaagaattgaatcctttgaaaaagacATTGAGAGACAAAGTAGCTTTGTTGAAAGATTCACCAATCAACTGAAGGTTGTTACAAAGACAAAAGAAGCCTTTGAGAGAGAGCTAAAAGAAACTTCTatgaattttgataaatacCGCttgaatgatgaagaaaaggaaaattatCAgtcattgaatgaaaagTATTTGACCTCTGGTGGATCGTCGATTgaggaaaaaattatgatCAACGAGAATGATAAACAAGAGGTAGgtgaagaattgaatcgttttgaaaaactgaTAGACATTTCAAAACAAAGAATCAATGACGTATTAATGGTTGAACTTGAGAATAATCAGTTACGAGCCTCTGAATTGACAACattattaaatgaaaaaaactCAATTCATGCAGAAAggttgaaagaattaaaggGACTTCAATCAGATATTGAGTCAGCAAGTAATCAAGAATATGACTTGAACTATAAACTAAGGGAAACTCTGGTTCAAATCGACGATCTAAGTGCAAACCAAAGAGAGTCcatgaaagaaagaaaactGAGAGAAAATGTTGCAATGTTAAAGAGACTTTTCCCAGGTGTCAAAGGTCTTGTATACGATTTATGCCACCCTAAGAAGGATAAATATTCTCTAGCTGTCTCAACATGTTTgggaagaaattttgattctgtCATTGTAGATAACGCCTCTGTAGCTCAAGAATGTATTGCATACTTGAAGAAACAGCGTGCAGGATCTGCTTCTTTTATTCCCTTGGAGACTATTGATTCCGAGATACCTACATTGTCAGTATCTAACTCACAAGGATGTATACTAGCTATAAATGCCATTGAATATGATCCTCGATATGAAAGGGCAATGCAATACGTCTGCTCTGATACCATTATTTGTGATACATTGGTAATAGCTAAAAGGTTAAAATGGGTTGAAGGGGTTAAAGCCAAGCTGGTTACGCTAGAAGGCGCTCTTATTCACAAAGCGGGTCTGATGACAGGTGGTGTGTCAAAAGATAGCAATAACAGGTGGGACAAGGAAGAATACCAAAGCctaatgaatttgaaagacAAGTTGATCCATCAGATTGAGGAAGTCTCTCAACAAGGACGTGCATCTTCGATGAAAGCGAGGGATTTAGAGAATAATTTATCAGTCCTAAACACggaaatttcaaatgtaagaattcaattgacTCAGATTACTAGGTTaatagatgaaaataaaatcgAATTAGGTTATCAAAATCGGCTGATAAATGAAGAATACTCTCCAAAAATGTCGGAactaaataaaaaaaagaataatctAGAGATCTCAATAAGTAACTTGCAAACTGATAAAGAGAAACTTCAGGATATAATTTTCGCTGAGTTTACAGAAAGAGTAGGTTTTACAGTGAAAGAATATGAGAGTCATTCAGGGGAAATCATGAGGAAACAAGGGAAAGATTTGCAGCGACTACAGAATGAAATTCTAAACGTTGAAAATAAGCTACAATTTGAACAAGAAAGGCTCTTTACAACTAAGAAAAGAAGTCAGAAAGCCAAATCTGATCTAGAGAAAGCTAATATCGAATTAAAAGACCTAGAAACAGAGGAGAAAAGTCTTcaagaaagaataaaaattattgaagttGAAGTCGGATCTCAAAGTGAGGAATTAGATGAATTACAAAACATATTCAATGCCAAGCAGCGTGATTTAAATACGACCGATGAAAACTTGAACGAATTACAAATGAATATGCAACTATGTAAGCGTCaaaagaatgaatttaCAGAGGATGTTGAGAAATTGGATTTGGAGAGGATCagtattttgaaaaactgtAAAATATCCAACGTTTCAATCCCACTACTTTCAAGTACAGGTCTAGCAGATTTACCTCTCACTTCCTTGGATGATGAAgctaaaaatattttcaattcaatagATATCGAATATGAAAAGCTCCCAGctaaattcaaagaaagtgGAGCATTTTCACTCAAGCAACAATTGGATACTGAGatgaaagaagttgaagagGCGCTTAATGTCTTGCAACCAAATGCTAGGGCTgttgaaagatttgatgATGCGCAAGAGAGATTCGAAGTAGTTGATACTGAAACTGAAACACTAAAGacagaagaaagaaaaatattggcacaatttttaaaaataaagaagagaagaagagaattatttgaaaaagccTTCGAGCATGTCACAAACCATTTAGATTCCATATATAGAGAGCTGACACGAGATCCTCATTCATCAGCGGAATTGTCTGGAGGGAATGCATCTCTTACtttagaagatgaagatgagcCCTTTAATGCTGGTATAAGATATCACGCTACACCGCCACTGAAGAGATTTAAAGATATGGAATATTTATCTGGAGGTGAAAAAACGATGGCAGCACTCGCTCTGTTATTCGCTATTAATTCCTTTCAACCAAGCccattttttgttttagACGAAGTTGATGCAGCATTAGATGTAAGAAATGTTGAACGGATAGCGGCATATATTAGAAGACACGGTAATCCAAACCTACAATTTATTGtcatttcattgaaaaacaCAATGTTCGAGAAATCTGATGCATTGGTGGGGGTATATAGACAGCAACAAGAGAACTCATCGAAAATTGTCACGTTAAATTTACAGAACTACTCGGATTAA
- the IES1 gene encoding Ies1p (similar to Saccharomyces cerevisiae IES1 (YFL013C); ancestral locus Anc_8.64), with the protein MGGRVYDPIHDVFQETPVHGSIDDQKLSLQHTPTANKNSIDLSSNTTIDEQDDDDDDIDVDDESTQSEDNTSITGTNLNSNQIKSNNVNILQLDVKKQQQQQQQQQQQQQQQQNSSSSHYHTRYNRHLKKPDGEFFTRDDIQYHFLKTLLTDKKKIFTNIFKDNYLKFQLIPNIVKGDLINDELNFKNFIKDDKLTFVQLYTLTVASSEKCSKILRDKLLMDPKISFSTCLLSLLINFGKLNTTINFYIEMTSQLRTYHSIPILQINNNNVKSLQDTPRLKSILKNLPLGNELFSLNEIYDNILKRPKNLNLINLIFTMVENSKLIDSTFLNNTKFIDYEKHLTLFAILDQSNFEVNDRVNILLWLIYIHLETELNENEIIESLKIFGKEKEDGSGHFILPLRLSKDVKQVNEEKYIYLDDIDTSDEVEFGNERKLKRKEFLVKNNIDREKPKESKKRLEQETNGEETTLESTVESTLGTPMEEPQSKMDNEFENEIENESEHEVTNNSNNNNATRKRRLNNSNGMNNNDRITRLILKDENKKIVEINKTQIEFLNDLIKSHDLIRQKRNEVGLIKIFNDFEDIPMASVLGIRGKKRKRFNDGLLGFETDYLKDFKIAKKMLIETLQREKDDNESLREDYTKDYNLFKL; encoded by the coding sequence ATGGGTGGTAGAGTTTATGATCCAATACACGATGTATTTCAAGAGACTCCAGTTCATGGTTCAATAGACGACCAGAAATTATCTCTACAACACACTCCTACAGCAAATAAGAATTCGATAGATTTAAGTAGTAATACCACAATAGACGAACAggacgatgatgatgatgatattgatgttgatgatgaatcCACACAGAGTGAAGATAATACTAGTATAACCGGAACAAATCTTAATAGTAACcaaattaaatcaaataatgtaaatattttacaaCTGGATGTtaaaaaacaacaacaacaacaacaacaacaacaacaacaacaacaacaacaacaaaacaGTTCTTCTTCTCACTATCATACACGTTATAATAGACATTTAAAGAAACCTGATGGTGAATTTTTCACTAGAGATGacattcaatatcattttttaaagaCTTTATTAACtgataagaaaaaaatttttacaaatatCTTTAAGGATAactatttaaaatttcagttaataccaaatattgttaaaggtgatttgataaatgatgaattaaattttaaaaattttattaaagatgataaaCTAACTTTTGTTCAGTTGTATACTTTAACCGTAGCAAGTTCAGAAAAATGTTCCAAGATACTTAGAGATAAGCTATTAATGGATCCCaagatttcattttcaacatGTTTATTAAGtttattaattaattttggtaaattaaACACTACAATAAATTTCTATATTGAAATGACATCACAACTGAGAACGTATCATTCGATACCGATATTacaaattaataataataatgttaAATCTTTACAAGATACACCAAGattgaaatcaattttaaaaaatttacccTTGGGTAATGAACTTTTTAGTTTAAATGAAATCtatgataatattttaaagaGACCGAAAAATCTAAATTTAATTAATCTAATATTTACAATGGTTGAAAATAgtaaattaattgattcaacctttttaaataatacaaaatttattgattatGAAAAGCATTTGACATTATTTGCAATATTGgatcaatcaaattttgaagttaatGATAGAgttaatattttattatggttaatttatattcatttaGAGACggaattaaatgaaaatgaaattattgaatctttgaagatttttgGTAAGGAGAAAGAAGATGGTAGTGGTCACTTTATTTTACCTCTACGACTAAGTAAGGATGTGAAACAAgtcaatgaagaaaagtatatttatttagatgatattgatacCTCTGATGAAGTTGAATTTGGTAATGAAcgtaaattgaaaagaaaagaatttttagtgaaaaataatattgatagaGAGAAGCCTAAAGAGTCAAAGAAGAGACTTGAGCAAGAAACAAATGGTGAAGAAACGACCCTGGAAAGCACAGTTGAATCAACATTGGGGACTCCGATGGAGGAACCACAATCGAAAATGGATAACGAATTCGAAAATGAAATCGAAAATGAATCTGAACACGAAGTAacaaataatagtaataataataatgccACTAGGAAACGTAGACTAAATAATTCTAATGGAATGAATAATAACGATAGGATAACGCGATTAATATTAAAggatgaaaataagaaaattgtggaaataaataagactcaaattgaatttttgaatgatttaaTTAAATCTCACGATTTAATTAGACAAAAGAGGAATGAAGTTGGAttaattaaaattttcaatgattttgaagatatacCGATGGCATCAGTACTTGGTATTCGTGGtaaaaaaaggaaaagattCAACGATGGATTACTAGGATTTGAAACagattatttgaaagatttcaagattgCTAAGAAAATGTTAATTGAGACCCTCCAAAGGGAGAAGGACGATAATGAAAGTTTGAGGGAAGATTATACAAAGGAttataatttattcaagTTATAA
- the KAFR0C03150 gene encoding uncharacterized protein: MALSRDDKNQSVIANKLKRIDNDVKKLSTVNQELIYFTLENIKTSMKIEENGYGLITIGQNIVMNWLKKYEIPNLVKSKNNFNSKPIELQDRSGNILVPLHFENGSNRKNFRDVSQDFRNSIPFQIDANMEQTMPIVAQTTRNIVIVKEDKKKNLFEKMFGEYCPIFLRTSKKYYNYDSIEHKRLQIELAVRKFLEQDGKFFPKRVYNPGNKEIHWLVRPFHWENEIQYDDIVSEAIDSDGEWKPRHSGIQIAPRKHFFRAWLNRKWEWDIVRDFIFQDLAPRPLNEETEIYHDATEHLPNRSQENDQHNKSINEMTESELLHILDAEDFGEFNSRNSSLIEDVFNSLISICKSPKKAKTKPLNRSSPGSFKHRMVSLPRRHFSQ; this comes from the coding sequence ATGGCTTTGTCAAGAGATGATAAAAATCAATCCGTCATAGCgaataaattgaaaagaattgataatgatgtCAAGAAATTAAGTACTGTCAATCAAGAGTTGATTTATTTtactttggaaaatattaaaaCAAGTATGaagattgaagaaaatggtTATGGTTTGATTACAATTGGACAGAATATTGTAATGAATTGGTTGAAGAAATATGAAATTCCTAATCTTGTTAAGAGTAAGAATAATTTCAACAGCAAACCAATTGAGTTACAGGACAGAAGTGGCAATATCTTGGTACctcttcattttgaaaatggaaGTAATAGAAAGAACTTCAGAGATGTGTCACAGGATTTTCGAAATAGTATACCTTTTCAAATAGACGCCAACATGGAACAAACAATGCCAATTGTGGCTCAAACTACTCGAAATATTGTAATAGTcaaagaagataaaaagaaaaatctttttGAGAAAATGTTTGGTGAATATTgcccaatttttttaaggactagtaaaaaatattacaatTATGATAGTATTGAACATAAACGTTTACAAATTGAGCTGGCTGTTCGAAAATTCTTGGAGCAGGATGGGAAATTCTTCCCAAAGAGAGTCTATAATCCGGGaaacaaagaaattcaTTGGTTAGTTCGACCATTCCATTGGGAGAATGAAATACaatatgatgatattgTTTCTGAAGCCATAGACAGTGATGGCGAGTGGAAACCCCGTCATTCTGGTATACAAATTGCTCCaagaaaacatttttttagAGCTTGGTTGAATCGAAAATGGGAATGGGATATTGTAAGAGACTTCATATTCCAAGATTTGGCACCTCGCCCTCTAAATGAAGAAACCGAAATATATCATGACGCCACTGAGCATTTGCCCAATAGATCACAGGAAAATGATCAGCACAATAAATCTATAAATGAAATGACAGAAAGTGAATTATTGCATATTCTAGACGCCGAAGATTTTGGAGAATTCAATTCTAGGAATTCCAGTTTGATAGAAGATGTTTTCAACAGTTTGATAAGTATCTGTAAGTCACCAAAAAAGGCAAAAACAAAGCCATTAAATCGTTCAAGCCCAGGATCATTTAAACATCGCATGGTGAGTCTCCCAAGGCGCCATTTTTCCCAGTAG